From Cecembia calidifontis, one genomic window encodes:
- a CDS encoding DUF420 domain-containing protein — translation MENNSLAQQPESKGVLRLITVISIAVPIVVAVLLFMPSKIEVASNWVYFLPHLNAVINTAATLALIAALVFIKQNNIAYHRASMTVAFALGAVFLVSYVIYHASAESTAFGGEGWIRPVYYFILISHIVLAAIALFPILLAYYYGYTDQRSKHRKIVKFAYPIWLYVTITGVLVYLMISPYYNF, via the coding sequence ATGGAAAATAATAGTTTGGCTCAACAGCCTGAAAGTAAAGGTGTTTTGAGGTTAATTACAGTAATTTCAATTGCTGTGCCTATCGTTGTAGCAGTGCTTCTCTTTATGCCCTCCAAAATTGAGGTGGCCAGTAATTGGGTGTATTTTCTACCTCATTTGAATGCGGTGATCAATACAGCTGCTACCCTGGCCCTGATAGCCGCATTGGTCTTCATTAAACAAAATAACATAGCCTATCACAGGGCATCCATGACTGTTGCTTTTGCTTTGGGAGCTGTTTTCCTGGTTTCATATGTTATTTATCATGCCAGTGCCGAAAGCACCGCATTTGGAGGTGAAGGATGGATCAGACCGGTTTATTATTTTATATTGATCAGCCATATTGTTCTGGCGGCTATTGCCTTGTTCCCTATTTTGCTTGCCTATTACTACGGGTATACAGATCAAAGGAGTAAACACCGGAAAATTGTTAAATTTGCTTATCCGATCTGGTTGTATGTAACCATCACAGGCGTACTGGTTTATCTGATGATCAGTCCTTACTACAATTTCTAA
- a CDS encoding SCO family protein — MRTIRLLQGLVLICILMIPVLIIVFLKTFGTNHYEIPVLFQDGVENPFQECEFNESGQHYIPDFRFTTQDNGLRGREEMEGKLTIVDFFFTSCPSICPVMSTEMERVNDAFRNEPDVQIYSISIDPEYDTPEVLKDYADRHNAIQGKWFFLTGDKEEIYNLARCGFILPTIDGHGEPDDFVHSDKFVLVDELGRIRGYYSGTNRDEVDRLILETKILLHGK, encoded by the coding sequence ATGCGTACGATTAGATTACTTCAAGGGCTTGTTCTGATTTGTATTTTGATGATCCCGGTGCTCATTATTGTGTTTTTGAAGACATTTGGTACCAATCATTATGAAATACCAGTATTATTTCAGGACGGAGTGGAAAACCCTTTTCAAGAATGTGAGTTTAATGAGTCGGGACAGCATTACATTCCCGATTTTCGATTCACTACTCAGGATAATGGCCTGAGAGGTAGAGAGGAAATGGAAGGAAAGCTAACTATAGTGGATTTCTTTTTCACTTCTTGCCCCAGTATTTGCCCTGTAATGTCCACTGAGATGGAACGTGTAAACGATGCATTTCGGAACGAACCGGATGTACAGATTTATTCCATTTCCATTGATCCTGAATATGATACGCCGGAAGTGTTGAAAGATTATGCAGACCGGCACAATGCCATACAAGGGAAGTGGTTCTTTTTGACTGGAGATAAGGAAGAAATCTATAACCTGGCGCGTTGTGGATTCATTTTGCCTACCATTGATGGTCATGGGGAACCGGATGATTTTGTACATAGTGACAAATTCGTTCTTGTGGATGAACTTGGAAGGATCAGAGGGTATTACAGTGGTACCAATAGGGATGAAGTGGACCGTTTGATTTTAGAAACAAAAATATTGTTACATGGAAAATAA
- a CDS encoding DUF4221 family protein, with translation MRRQIILSYISLIFISSCNFSQNLQVPENQFLVKTKSLRLPLDEKSTYEFYIYQVVRDTLLVLNQVNYSLDFYSLSDQKLIHRIPVEREGVNGLERLNTFYYHNADSIFLFPQFLLKNSLIVDLSGNIVDRIKHNEFTSDIDGLINHVGTPSVPSILFGNELHFSVYPLLDASLQDGNFITEHSLNLISGDFTSYNYVKKPNVFHDQRWIEETFKRVKIGPEEWYFSWNLSDTVYHIKGENGVLIESIPIPMNGEISTKPQPVPKDKYKEKWPKMMSEGYVYGRILLDLEKNIIHRIRFLPLAESKTKNSDIINIYLSKDFEILTYNLNGEFFGSTKFKAGIYDPLVPFLGPDGIYLPRIHPNYKNLNEDEIVYDVFSAK, from the coding sequence ATGAGAAGACAAATCATTTTATCTTATATCAGTTTAATCTTTATTTCCTCCTGTAATTTTTCCCAAAATCTCCAGGTTCCAGAAAACCAGTTTTTGGTGAAAACAAAATCTTTACGGTTACCATTAGACGAAAAATCCACCTATGAATTTTACATTTATCAGGTAGTCCGAGACACTTTGTTGGTTTTGAACCAGGTCAATTATTCTTTGGATTTTTACAGTTTGTCTGACCAAAAACTGATCCACAGGATACCTGTAGAGAGAGAAGGGGTAAATGGATTGGAAAGGTTAAACACATTCTATTATCACAATGCTGACTCTATTTTTTTATTCCCTCAATTCCTTTTGAAAAACTCACTTATCGTAGACCTAAGTGGAAATATTGTAGACCGGATCAAGCACAATGAATTTACCAGTGATATTGATGGTTTAATAAATCATGTTGGAACACCTTCTGTTCCATCGATTCTTTTTGGAAACGAATTACATTTTTCAGTCTATCCTTTGTTGGATGCAAGTCTTCAGGATGGGAATTTTATAACGGAACATAGCCTCAATTTAATTTCAGGTGATTTTACTTCATATAACTACGTAAAAAAACCCAATGTTTTTCATGATCAAAGATGGATCGAGGAAACATTTAAAAGGGTAAAAATTGGTCCAGAAGAATGGTATTTTTCATGGAACCTATCAGACACAGTTTATCATATCAAAGGAGAAAATGGAGTTTTAATTGAGTCAATACCAATTCCTATGAATGGAGAAATAAGTACCAAACCACAGCCTGTTCCTAAAGATAAGTACAAAGAAAAATGGCCTAAAATGATGTCTGAAGGCTATGTTTATGGAAGAATTTTATTGGATTTGGAAAAAAACATTATACACAGAATTCGGTTCCTTCCACTAGCCGAGTCAAAAACAAAAAATAGCGACATTATAAATATTTATCTTTCAAAGGACTTTGAAATTCTCACCTATAACCTCAATGGTGAATTTTTTGGAAGCACCAAATTCAAGGCTGGCATTTATGATCCATTAGTCCCTTTTTTAGGCCCTGACGGCATATACTTACCAAGGATCCACCCCAATTATAAAAATCTAAATGAAGATGAAATAGTATATGATGTATTCAGTGCGAAATAA
- a CDS encoding cytochrome c oxidase subunit 3, whose translation MSTTATAVGVSPKRGIWGGGNEPLKASYGKLMMWFFLLSDIFTFAAFLIAYAAIRVSYPGYAGPEDTFIGSNEYWPIPELVFDAIPFFHGVHIPLAFVGLMTFILIMSSVTMVLAVEAGHRNDRKDVVKWLLWTMLGGITFLSCQAWEWTHFIHGTDGGSQMTFVNKMGQVVTETVYGANLFINEYGPAAFAQLFFFITGFHGFHVTIGVFLLFLAFYQTAVGVYERRGHYEMVEKIGLYWHFVDLVWVFVFTFFYLI comes from the coding sequence ATGTCAACGACTGCAACTGCTGTGGGCGTGAGCCCTAAAAGAGGAATCTGGGGAGGTGGTAACGAACCACTCAAAGCCAGTTATGGAAAACTGATGATGTGGTTTTTCTTACTCTCCGATATCTTTACTTTTGCTGCCTTTTTGATTGCATATGCTGCCATCAGGGTCAGTTATCCCGGATATGCAGGGCCTGAGGATACCTTTATTGGTTCTAACGAATATTGGCCAATTCCGGAATTGGTATTTGATGCCATACCGTTTTTCCATGGTGTTCATATTCCATTGGCTTTCGTAGGTCTGATGACCTTTATCCTTATCATGAGTTCTGTAACCATGGTATTGGCTGTGGAAGCAGGCCACAGAAATGACAGAAAAGATGTTGTTAAGTGGTTGCTTTGGACCATGCTTGGAGGGATTACCTTCTTAAGCTGTCAGGCATGGGAATGGACCCATTTTATCCATGGTACAGACGGAGGTTCTCAAATGACATTTGTTAATAAAATGGGTCAGGTAGTAACTGAGACTGTATATGGTGCCAATCTTTTCATCAATGAGTATGGTCCTGCTGCCTTTGCACAATTGTTCTTCTTTATTACCGGTTTTCATGGTTTCCACGTAACTATTGGTGTGTTCCTGTTGTTCTTGGCTTTCTATCAAACGGCAGTAGGAGTTTATGAAAGAAGGGGCCACTACGAAATGGTTGAAAAAATCGGATTGTATTGGCACTTTGTTGACTTGGTTTGGGTGTTCGTATTTACATTCTTCTATTTGATCTAA
- a CDS encoding sensor histidine kinase — protein MLKRKRTILLLAVLGIGLLLALNFFISGQGSSDKYFLSVNQKVNQILQEFDQDFIDLLMQNRPEDPISFSKMSISSKHPYYIFGENGELIYWSDFTFIPDFELVRGMANPYYYEDRQGIYFSKVRRFTRNEKGFWLVQLHPFFFKREIQNEFLQTGFNKKFFGNDFLSLSPSREEGYYDLESDKGEYLFSIKFEQGYQPIEQTNNIAILVFFFSLLLLILILGYGFVKTIWFKGKESLAILYTAGTLFSIRGFMLFFDFPQGYFDYELFDSSKYASSWFNPSLGDLLLNVICLAVILAMILGLFRKEGFLLKFKKVQERFSKWFFYVLLYTGALLLLVAFYGLYIDILSNSQWELNILSLPSMDYLKGISLLIIFFGAGAYVLFSILGLSLVLNHGMEEKTYALKVLVIFASPIIILLAWINWVHLLAFLAHVIFLVSIISFDLHKNIFKLGLNTFLTFFFACLITAIIAGIAVHDVYLKKQLQSKTRFGTQQLIENDVMAEFFLSDIMNRIREDLFIKNAITDPFQSKEPIERKIRRIHMTPYFDQYALKVKVFNAAGDNILIRNDEENLESVRFSYVKSDYATSVRDLYFIKGNEEGASNQYFAFIPLYKDDVFIGTVYLELKQLRILPGAVFPKLLMDRNYLATLNDKNYNYALFQDGVLQYAVGVFNYRAADFYELLDLPGLYKSGIYRKKYHHLGVKNEDKVIIVSSPLYPVYYILADISLFFLSFILLTLVSLLVYALIRGLKTFEFNYATKLQMYLNFAFFFPILIISAIILGLLTNSYQEELHRQYFQKATLIKDNLAAIMEKQLAGVADRDDFFEAVNSLSGTTNLEINVYEKEGYLKASSQPNIFDKRILTKYINPMAIVEVVEGQNNLVLLQERVGSLNYKTVYAAVRSTDGQEIKAIVAIPFFESESELDLLIADVLSNILNIFVLVFIMFLFVSYFVSRNLTFPFKLLTQKLKATDLDNNEPMYWPAKDEIGLLVNEYNNMLFKLEASKNVLASTEKESAWREMAKQVAHEIKNPLTPMKLTLQHLLRLQSEGKIDDPKKLKKPIETLIHQVDTLSDIATSFSTFAKMPLPKNELMDFRKVVQDTLELFKNREKGTISFEDLSHSDRLKIMGDDHLFGRVISNLIINGIQAVEEPDKPEIKVRLKEEEGQVILEIQDNGKGIPEELKDKIFIPNFSTKSEGSGLGLAIAKRGVETAGGRIWFETELGKGTSFFLSFDLVN, from the coding sequence ATGTTAAAGAGAAAAAGAACTATCCTTCTATTGGCAGTTTTGGGGATTGGCTTATTGCTTGCCCTCAACTTTTTTATTAGTGGGCAGGGTAGTTCTGACAAATACTTTTTATCAGTCAATCAAAAGGTCAATCAAATCCTTCAGGAATTTGATCAGGATTTTATCGATCTTTTGATGCAAAACCGACCCGAAGACCCCATTTCTTTTTCAAAAATGAGTATCAGCTCCAAACATCCTTACTACATTTTCGGGGAAAATGGGGAGTTGATTTATTGGTCAGATTTTACCTTTATCCCAGATTTTGAACTGGTTAGAGGTATGGCTAATCCTTATTACTATGAGGATAGGCAAGGGATTTATTTTTCCAAAGTCAGGAGATTCACAAGGAATGAAAAAGGGTTTTGGCTGGTTCAGCTGCATCCTTTTTTCTTCAAAAGGGAGATTCAGAATGAGTTCCTGCAGACAGGATTTAATAAAAAGTTTTTTGGGAATGACTTTTTGAGTTTGTCCCCCAGTAGAGAGGAGGGGTATTATGACCTTGAAAGCGATAAAGGAGAGTACCTGTTTTCTATTAAATTTGAACAGGGATACCAGCCTATTGAGCAAACCAATAATATTGCCATTTTGGTCTTTTTCTTTTCTCTCCTTTTGCTCATTTTGATTTTAGGCTATGGATTTGTCAAAACGATCTGGTTCAAGGGGAAGGAAAGTCTGGCCATTTTGTACACGGCAGGCACTTTATTTTCTATAAGGGGATTTATGCTCTTTTTTGACTTTCCTCAGGGTTATTTTGATTATGAATTATTCGACTCCAGCAAGTATGCTTCTTCCTGGTTCAACCCGAGTCTGGGGGATCTCTTGCTTAACGTTATTTGCCTTGCTGTAATCCTGGCGATGATTTTGGGGCTATTTAGGAAAGAAGGGTTTTTACTTAAGTTTAAAAAAGTACAGGAAAGATTCAGTAAATGGTTTTTTTATGTCTTGCTTTATACAGGGGCTCTATTACTGTTGGTCGCATTTTATGGGCTGTATATCGATATCCTGAGCAATTCCCAGTGGGAGCTCAATATTCTTAGCCTTCCCTCAATGGATTACCTGAAAGGAATCAGCTTGTTGATCATTTTCTTTGGTGCCGGAGCTTATGTGCTTTTCTCGATTTTAGGATTGAGTCTGGTACTGAACCATGGTATGGAAGAAAAGACCTATGCACTCAAAGTACTTGTCATTTTTGCTTCCCCTATCATTATTTTATTGGCATGGATCAATTGGGTCCATCTTTTGGCGTTTTTAGCCCATGTCATATTTCTTGTTTCCATCATCTCCTTCGATCTTCATAAGAATATTTTCAAGTTGGGATTAAATACCTTTTTGACCTTCTTCTTTGCTTGTCTGATTACAGCCATAATTGCGGGCATTGCTGTTCATGATGTGTATTTGAAAAAACAATTGCAGTCAAAAACCAGGTTTGGTACCCAGCAATTGATTGAAAATGATGTCATGGCTGAGTTTTTCCTATCGGATATCATGAACAGGATCCGTGAAGACCTTTTTATTAAAAATGCAATAACAGACCCTTTCCAGTCCAAGGAACCCATAGAGCGGAAGATAAGAAGGATTCATATGACACCTTACTTTGACCAATATGCACTTAAGGTGAAGGTGTTCAATGCTGCTGGAGATAATATTTTGATAAGAAATGATGAGGAAAACCTGGAGTCTGTGCGGTTCAGTTATGTTAAAAGTGATTATGCTACCTCTGTAAGGGACCTTTATTTTATTAAAGGGAATGAGGAAGGTGCCAGTAACCAGTACTTTGCTTTTATCCCGCTCTATAAGGATGACGTATTTATAGGTACTGTTTATTTGGAATTGAAGCAACTCAGAATTCTTCCGGGAGCGGTATTTCCCAAGCTTCTCATGGATAGGAATTATCTTGCCACACTGAATGACAAAAATTATAATTATGCACTTTTTCAGGATGGGGTGCTTCAATATGCTGTGGGGGTTTTTAATTATCGGGCAGCTGATTTTTATGAATTGCTTGATCTTCCCGGACTATATAAGTCCGGAATTTACAGGAAAAAATACCACCATTTAGGGGTGAAAAATGAGGACAAAGTCATCATAGTATCTTCCCCTCTTTATCCTGTTTATTACATCCTGGCAGATATTTCCTTGTTTTTCCTTTCCTTTATTCTGCTGACTTTAGTCAGTCTGTTGGTGTATGCGTTGATCAGGGGACTGAAAACCTTCGAATTCAATTATGCCACTAAGTTGCAGATGTACCTGAATTTTGCTTTCTTTTTCCCTATTCTGATCATATCCGCAATTATTTTAGGGCTTTTGACCAATTCTTATCAGGAAGAGCTTCACAGGCAGTATTTTCAGAAGGCGACTTTGATTAAAGATAACCTCGCTGCCATTATGGAAAAACAACTGGCCGGTGTAGCAGATAGGGATGATTTCTTTGAAGCTGTCAATAGTCTGTCCGGGACGACCAATCTGGAAATCAATGTCTATGAGAAGGAAGGATATCTTAAGGCAAGTTCTCAGCCCAATATTTTTGATAAACGCATCCTCACCAAATACATTAACCCCATGGCCATTGTGGAGGTAGTGGAAGGTCAAAACAACCTGGTGCTTTTACAGGAAAGGGTAGGCTCATTGAATTATAAGACGGTATATGCAGCGGTAAGGTCCACGGATGGACAGGAAATAAAAGCTATTGTGGCCATTCCGTTTTTTGAATCAGAAAGTGAGCTGGATTTATTGATCGCAGATGTGCTCAGTAACATCCTGAACATCTTCGTGCTGGTGTTCATCATGTTCCTTTTTGTCTCCTATTTTGTTTCCAGAAATCTGACCTTCCCATTCAAGCTTTTGACCCAAAAACTTAAAGCTACGGATCTGGATAATAACGAGCCTATGTATTGGCCGGCTAAGGATGAAATTGGACTTTTGGTCAATGAGTATAATAACATGTTGTTCAAACTGGAGGCCAGTAAGAATGTCCTGGCCAGTACAGAAAAAGAGTCTGCCTGGAGAGAGATGGCCAAACAGGTGGCCCATGAGATCAAAAATCCCCTGACCCCGATGAAACTGACCCTGCAACATCTGCTCAGGTTGCAGTCAGAGGGAAAAATAGATGACCCCAAAAAACTTAAGAAGCCGATTGAAACATTGATCCATCAGGTAGACACCTTAAGTGATATAGCTACATCGTTCTCCACTTTTGCAAAAATGCCGCTTCCAAAGAATGAATTGATGGATTTCCGAAAGGTGGTTCAGGATACATTGGAGTTATTCAAAAATAGGGAGAAAGGTACGATCAGCTTTGAAGATTTGAGCCACTCGGACAGGCTTAAGATTATGGGGGACGACCATCTGTTTGGAAGGGTTATTTCCAATCTGATCATCAATGGTATACAGGCTGTTGAAGAACCCGATAAACCTGAGATCAAAGTCCGTCTCAAAGAAGAGGAAGGGCAAGTGATTTTGGAAATCCAGGACAATGGAAAAGGAATTCCTGAAGAATTAAAGGACAAGATTTTTATTCCAAATTTCAGCACCAAATCCGAGGGGTCTGGGCTTGGCCTTGCGATTGCCAAAAGAGGTGTTGAAACTGCCGGTGGTCGTATTTGGTTTGAAACGGAATTGGGAAAGGGCACTTCTTTCTTCTTGTCTTTTGATCTGGTCAACTGA
- a CDS encoding 3-keto-disaccharide hydrolase has protein sequence MKFRFTFLILLLALESSAQSLFNGKDLSGWYMDVPELDKDASLRKPFIVREGMLVSLGTPLGHLITEKEFENYRLEVEYRFPGAPGNCGVLVHASSHRFLYDMFPKSIEVQMMHENAGDFWVIGEDIQVPEMEARRGPRENWGVTEGKGRRILNLTDGSEKPLGEWNRMLIECQGDEVKVWVNGDLVNHGFGATASKGKIAIQAEGAEVEFRKLELTKL, from the coding sequence ATGAAATTTCGCTTCACCTTCCTGATTTTACTTTTAGCTTTGGAAAGCTCCGCACAAAGTCTTTTTAATGGAAAAGACCTTAGCGGTTGGTATATGGATGTACCCGAACTTGATAAAGACGCTTCCTTGAGGAAGCCTTTTATCGTACGGGAAGGGATGTTGGTAAGTCTTGGGACACCATTAGGACACCTGATTACGGAAAAAGAATTTGAAAATTACCGCTTGGAAGTAGAATACCGCTTTCCGGGAGCGCCTGGGAATTGTGGCGTTTTGGTTCATGCTTCTTCCCACCGATTCCTCTATGACATGTTTCCCAAATCCATAGAAGTACAGATGATGCATGAAAATGCCGGAGATTTTTGGGTAATCGGAGAAGATATCCAAGTTCCTGAGATGGAAGCCCGAAGAGGTCCAAGGGAGAACTGGGGAGTAACTGAAGGAAAAGGACGGCGAATTCTTAACCTCACTGACGGCTCAGAAAAACCTTTGGGAGAATGGAACCGTATGCTGATCGAATGCCAAGGAGATGAGGTCAAAGTATGGGTAAATGGCGACCTGGTCAACCATGGTTTTGGAGCCACCGCCAGCAAAGGCAAAATCGCCATTCAGGCCGAAGGGGCAGAAGTGGAGTTTAGGAAGCTGGAACTGACAAAACTTTAA
- a CDS encoding M20/M25/M40 family metallo-hydrolase yields the protein MRIRSLALSVFGALISISVKAQVIQQSYKDQVETLVHDPAVKKAFEYILRIDEQTVQDMITLTEIPSPSHHEEEKGKVFAQMLRDAGADSVWTDEVGNVIGLRKGTKGQKTFLVEGHLDTVFPFGTDVTVKERGDTLFAPGITDANRSLAIVVALLKTMVHENIRTQDDIWFAGTVGEEGLGDLKGMKFLFREGAHPLAAHIAIDGGGLEDIVNGGIGSLRYKVTFKGPGGHSYGAFGIGNPHNALAQAVVAFVPKADAFTKEGPKTTYSVSVLGGGTSVNSIPYESWMLVDMRSESQEKLQGINQLFLESIQEGLEKENAIIRQGKALTVDIEKVGDRPSGLADPDSPLIQRTMAIAKHLSGNDPELSISSTNSNVAFSLGIPAVTIGRGGEGGGAHSLDEWWVNKDGHLAIQQALLLILMQGGWI from the coding sequence ATGAGAATCAGATCCCTCGCATTGAGTGTTTTCGGCGCGCTTATTTCCATTTCTGTAAAGGCTCAAGTGATTCAGCAATCCTACAAAGATCAGGTGGAAACTTTGGTACATGATCCTGCTGTAAAAAAGGCTTTTGAATATATCCTTCGTATCGATGAGCAGACCGTACAGGACATGATTACCCTGACCGAAATTCCATCGCCATCCCATCATGAAGAAGAAAAAGGAAAGGTTTTTGCCCAGATGCTAAGGGATGCGGGAGCAGATTCTGTCTGGACAGATGAGGTTGGAAATGTGATAGGGCTTAGGAAGGGAACCAAAGGCCAAAAGACTTTTTTGGTGGAAGGGCATTTGGATACAGTTTTTCCTTTTGGCACCGATGTAACCGTCAAGGAAAGAGGGGATACCTTATTTGCTCCCGGGATTACAGATGCCAACAGGTCCCTGGCTATTGTAGTGGCTTTACTCAAAACCATGGTACATGAAAATATCCGCACGCAAGATGACATTTGGTTTGCCGGGACGGTGGGTGAAGAGGGTTTGGGAGATCTTAAAGGTATGAAGTTTCTGTTTAGGGAGGGTGCACATCCATTAGCGGCCCATATTGCCATTGATGGAGGAGGACTGGAAGATATCGTGAATGGGGGAATTGGTTCCTTAAGATATAAGGTGACTTTCAAAGGGCCAGGAGGGCATTCTTATGGGGCATTTGGGATAGGAAATCCTCATAATGCTTTGGCCCAGGCCGTGGTTGCCTTTGTGCCTAAAGCTGATGCTTTTACCAAGGAAGGACCTAAAACCACCTACAGTGTTTCAGTACTTGGAGGAGGTACCTCGGTAAACTCTATTCCATATGAATCCTGGATGCTGGTGGATATGCGTTCAGAAAGTCAGGAAAAACTACAGGGCATCAATCAATTGTTTTTGGAGTCCATACAGGAAGGATTGGAAAAAGAAAATGCCATTATCCGACAAGGCAAAGCTTTGACCGTGGATATTGAAAAAGTTGGGGACAGACCCAGTGGATTGGCAGACCCTGATTCCCCTTTGATTCAGCGGACCATGGCCATAGCCAAGCACCTTTCAGGGAATGATCCGGAATTAAGTATCAGCTCGACCAATAGCAATGTGGCTTTTTCATTGGGCATTCCCGCAGTGACCATTGGCCGTGGAGGAGAAGGAGGCGGTGCCCACAGTCTGGATGAATGGTGGGTAAACAAGGATGGACATTTGGCTATTCAGCAGGCTCTTTTGTTGATTTTGATGCAGGGGGGCTGGATTTAG
- a CDS encoding cytochrome C oxidase subunit IV family protein → MASHENKSTLEVIPRNEEKIKKIWKTAFILLILTSIEFVFAFTLDRGILLYLIFIALTIWKAKYIMMEFMHLGEEAKPLFYSIIVPLIFLVWLVIALMREGTDIFLLRW, encoded by the coding sequence ATGGCTTCACACGAAAATAAATCCACGCTTGAGGTTATCCCAAGAAACGAGGAAAAAATAAAAAAGATTTGGAAGACAGCTTTCATCCTTTTGATTCTTACTTCCATTGAATTTGTATTTGCTTTCACGTTGGATAGGGGAATCCTTTTGTACTTAATCTTCATTGCTCTAACTATTTGGAAAGCAAAATATATCATGATGGAATTCATGCACTTGGGAGAAGAAGCTAAGCCACTGTTCTATTCCATTATCGTTCCATTGATCTTTCTTGTATGGCTAGTAATCGCTTTGATGAGAGAGGGAACTGATATTTTCCTTTTGAGGTGGTAA
- a CDS encoding IS4 family transposase, with translation MKDFLRDRFFSFEVLVLFILSKSNKGLNICLEEFFGESFLSPTKSAFTQARKKLCYTVFKKLNSLICSLFYEHAKFKKWKGHRVLSVDGSTLELPDHPSMSEKFSYHGFGPNADAGHYMSRISYLYDVYNGLVLDAGMESYTTSEATLCHAHLGHIKEGDLLVCDRYYASLRLFFELKGKGADFLFRMKDNWWNCVEDFSLSSSTDAEYTLILPPKYGWLLEKYPSLSQTMTVRLIKKKNKKGKISIYATSLLDRKKYTASSLINLYKQRWGIEEAYKLIKSRLEVSDFSGKTAWAVQQDFYAKTLIISLCNILCYDVEPKTKTGRTSKSARTLIINKTYALSKTKSLILKITDLSGELEEIIQKYVNKIASKIEYSRRNQVFKRKFRAKLKYSMNYKSI, from the coding sequence GTGAAAGATTTTCTTCGTGACCGTTTCTTTTCTTTTGAAGTTCTTGTGCTTTTTATTTTGTCAAAGAGCAACAAAGGACTTAATATCTGCCTTGAAGAGTTTTTTGGGGAATCTTTCTTATCGCCCACTAAAAGTGCATTTACCCAGGCCAGGAAAAAACTGTGCTATACAGTTTTCAAAAAGCTTAACAGTTTGATCTGCAGTCTTTTTTACGAACATGCAAAGTTCAAGAAATGGAAGGGTCATAGGGTGCTTTCTGTTGATGGTTCAACGCTTGAACTCCCAGATCATCCCTCCATGTCAGAGAAGTTCAGCTATCATGGTTTTGGGCCCAATGCGGATGCAGGACATTACATGAGCAGGATATCTTACCTGTATGATGTTTACAACGGCCTAGTACTGGATGCCGGTATGGAAAGCTACACCACTTCCGAAGCCACCCTATGTCATGCCCATCTTGGACATATTAAAGAAGGGGATCTTCTTGTGTGCGACAGGTATTATGCATCACTGAGACTTTTTTTCGAGCTGAAAGGAAAGGGGGCCGATTTTCTTTTTAGGATGAAGGACAATTGGTGGAATTGTGTCGAGGATTTTTCCCTGAGCAGTTCCACTGATGCGGAATATACATTAATACTCCCTCCAAAATACGGTTGGCTGCTTGAAAAGTATCCCTCGTTATCCCAAACCATGACCGTAAGACTGATCAAGAAAAAGAATAAGAAGGGTAAGATATCAATATATGCAACTTCGCTGCTGGACAGGAAAAAATATACAGCTTCCTCTCTAATAAACCTGTACAAACAGAGATGGGGAATAGAAGAAGCATATAAACTGATCAAATCAAGACTTGAAGTATCTGATTTTTCCGGCAAAACAGCATGGGCGGTCCAGCAGGACTTCTATGCCAAGACCCTGATCATATCACTCTGCAATATTCTTTGCTATGATGTGGAGCCAAAGACCAAAACAGGACGGACATCAAAGTCAGCAAGGACCTTGATAATCAATAAAACTTATGCACTGTCAAAAACAAAATCCCTGATTCTGAAAATCACAGATTTAAGTGGTGAATTAGAGGAGATTATCCAGAAATATGTAAATAAAATCGCTTCCAAAATAGAATATTCAAGAAGAAACCAGGTATTCAAGCGGAAATTCAGAGCTAAACTGAAATACTCAATGAATTACAAATCTATTTAA